The following are from one region of the Mesorhizobium sp. B2-8-5 genome:
- a CDS encoding LacI family DNA-binding transcriptional regulator, translating to MSSDASPVSAKLPVTLREVAAAAGVSVATASKALNGQGRMTAETRERIRETARLLGFRPNSLAQSLLRKRSFTVGLLTNDTYGRFSLPLMAGVSDALVDKGVSVFLCNVEDDQRLGQLHVEAMLDKRVDGIVATGKRIDRHLPVDLSNLRIPVVYAFTQPDPGAVGLVSDDAGGARLAVEQFLRLGRRRIAHVTGPASFEVVHTRAGAYRDVLTENGLPAAEPLLGAWSEAWGHDAVARLFSKAGREGWPDAVFCGNDQIARGVIDALRERGIRVPEDVGVIGFDNWEIVAEATRPPLTSIDMNLASLGREAGLALLSLVDGQPAVPGIRKLPCRLVVRQSCGSPPQ from the coding sequence ATGTCTTCGGATGCCTCACCTGTCTCCGCCAAGCTGCCGGTCACGCTGCGCGAGGTCGCTGCCGCGGCCGGCGTCAGCGTCGCCACGGCGTCGAAGGCGCTGAACGGGCAGGGGCGGATGACGGCGGAGACGCGCGAACGCATCCGCGAGACGGCGCGGCTGCTCGGCTTCCGGCCGAACAGCCTGGCCCAGAGCCTCCTGCGAAAACGCTCGTTCACCGTCGGGCTGCTTACCAACGATACTTATGGTCGCTTCTCGCTGCCGCTGATGGCTGGCGTTTCGGATGCGCTGGTCGACAAGGGCGTCTCGGTGTTCCTGTGCAATGTCGAGGATGACCAGCGGCTCGGCCAGCTGCATGTCGAGGCCATGCTTGACAAGCGCGTCGACGGCATCGTCGCCACGGGAAAACGCATCGACCGCCATCTGCCGGTCGATCTCTCCAACTTGCGCATTCCGGTCGTCTACGCCTTCACCCAGCCCGATCCCGGCGCGGTCGGCCTTGTCTCCGACGACGCCGGCGGCGCGCGGCTGGCGGTAGAGCAGTTTTTGCGGCTCGGGCGCCGGCGCATTGCCCATGTCACCGGACCGGCGAGCTTCGAGGTGGTGCACACGCGGGCCGGGGCGTACCGCGATGTCCTGACGGAGAACGGCTTGCCCGCAGCCGAGCCGCTGCTGGGCGCATGGTCGGAAGCCTGGGGCCACGATGCCGTGGCAAGACTGTTCAGCAAGGCGGGCAGGGAGGGGTGGCCGGACGCCGTCTTTTGCGGCAACGACCAGATTGCCCGCGGCGTCATCGACGCGCTGCGCGAGCGCGGCATAAGGGTGCCCGAGGATGTTGGCGTCATCGGCTTCGACAATTGGGAGATCGTGGCCGAGGCGACGCGTCCGCCGCTGACTTCCATCGACATGAACCTGGCGAGCCTCGGGCGCGAGGCCGGGCTTGCCCTGCTTTCGCTCGTCGACGGCCAGCCGGCCGTGCCGGGCATCAGGAAACTGCCGTGCCGGCTGGTGGTGCGTCAGTCATGCGGCAGTCCGCCGCAATGA
- a CDS encoding alpha/beta fold hydrolase: MTSETGFESRFASNRNVKLHYVAAGSGPPILFLHGLPDHGLGWRRQIEALRGSFRVLAPDLRGFGRSDAPRGHAHYTLLPHLVEDVLSVLVAEQLSQASIVGHDWGGTIAWWLAMRVPQVVRHLVVLSSPHPRNYLRAIADPANARYFAYVRRFQEAGASAMPAPEELAGWVADEADRQALAASLRHSDPEAMLGYYRANIPLGRVPDIGQLPLVKAPTLVMFGAHDPYVPASAFEGTFREVDNISSVVALPDAGHFIHHEAASFVTREIEGWVSRPLSSFRVAG, encoded by the coding sequence GTGACTTCGGAGACAGGTTTCGAGTCCAGGTTCGCATCTAACAGGAACGTTAAACTGCACTATGTCGCGGCGGGCTCCGGCCCGCCGATCCTTTTCCTGCACGGCCTTCCCGACCATGGCCTTGGTTGGCGCAGGCAGATCGAGGCTCTACGCGGCAGTTTCAGGGTGTTGGCACCGGATTTGCGCGGATTCGGGCGAAGCGACGCGCCGCGCGGACATGCCCACTACACGCTGCTGCCGCATCTGGTCGAGGACGTGCTTTCGGTGCTCGTGGCCGAACAACTCTCCCAGGCCTCGATCGTCGGTCATGACTGGGGCGGAACAATTGCCTGGTGGCTGGCCATGCGGGTCCCGCAGGTGGTTCGCCATCTGGTTGTCCTTTCCTCCCCTCATCCGCGCAACTATCTGCGCGCCATCGCCGATCCAGCCAACGCCCGGTATTTCGCCTATGTGCGCCGCTTCCAGGAGGCAGGCGCGTCCGCCATGCCGGCGCCGGAGGAGCTTGCCGGATGGGTCGCCGACGAGGCCGACCGACAGGCTCTCGCAGCGTCGCTCCGGCATTCCGATCCGGAGGCGATGCTGGGTTACTACAGGGCCAACATTCCGCTCGGCAGGGTGCCGGACATCGGTCAATTGCCTCTGGTCAAAGCACCTACGCTGGTGATGTTCGGCGCCCACGATCCCTATGTTCCGGCCAGTGCTTTCGAAGGCACATTCCGCGAAGTCGACAACATCAGCTCCGTGGTGGCGCTGCCCGACGCCGGCCATTTCATCCATCATGAGGCCGCCAGTTTCGTCACGCGTGAGATCGAGGGCTGGGTGTCGCGGCCGCTGTCGAGCTTTCGGGTCGCGGGATAG
- a CDS encoding Lpg1974 family pore-forming outer membrane protein, with protein sequence MHSQGTGKFLATVAASAASLTATGVATANATEAQPSDQTVIDSRIKMSFEGSYFWNNLHNNDKLSSDKLGKGNGDISGAVSLTKQISPDWDWRLAAAVQLGKDRSALLFEQPETNPEGLVTGTYSDGYSFQTFDFDVGKHVKVQQADIRFFGGLRLVHSDETLGEISEKFTPTNPADKGIAADKIGTAEYWGIGPRVGAEAYYPVGENWGLTGSASGAVMWGRRTARVGVNISSTNPDEHFSETLASQGSNETVSNLDASLGLSWTPITNATFTAGYKIEAWHNLLVNADHKNQVFQGPFLRLEVKM encoded by the coding sequence ATGCATTCGCAGGGCACGGGTAAATTTTTAGCTACGGTGGCGGCTTCGGCTGCCTCCCTAACGGCAACAGGCGTGGCCACGGCTAACGCAACCGAGGCGCAGCCCTCGGATCAGACGGTCATCGATTCGCGCATCAAGATGTCGTTCGAAGGCTCGTACTTCTGGAACAATCTCCATAACAACGACAAGCTGAGCAGCGACAAGCTGGGTAAAGGCAACGGTGATATTTCCGGGGCAGTTTCGCTGACCAAGCAGATCTCTCCGGACTGGGATTGGCGTCTTGCCGCCGCTGTCCAACTCGGCAAGGACCGCTCTGCCCTCCTCTTCGAGCAGCCTGAGACGAACCCTGAGGGCCTTGTTACAGGGACTTACAGCGACGGCTACAGCTTCCAGACTTTCGATTTTGACGTCGGCAAGCACGTCAAGGTGCAACAGGCCGATATCCGTTTCTTCGGCGGCCTGCGGCTAGTGCATTCCGATGAAACATTGGGCGAGATTTCCGAAAAGTTCACCCCCACCAATCCTGCCGACAAGGGCATCGCCGCTGACAAGATCGGTACGGCCGAGTACTGGGGCATCGGCCCGCGCGTTGGTGCGGAAGCTTACTATCCGGTTGGCGAGAACTGGGGCCTGACAGGCTCGGCTTCGGGCGCAGTCATGTGGGGCCGCCGCACCGCGCGTGTCGGTGTCAATATTTCGTCCACAAACCCAGACGAACACTTTTCCGAAACTCTGGCCAGTCAGGGCTCGAATGAAACGGTCTCGAACCTCGACGCATCGCTTGGCCTGAGCTGGACGCCGATAACGAACGCCACCTTCACTGCTGGTTACAAGATCGAGGCTTGGCACAATCTGCTTGTGAACGCAGATCACAAGAATCAGGTTTTCCAAGGCCCGTTCCTGCGCCTCGAAGTAAAGATGTGA
- a CDS encoding cytochrome P450, which translates to MSDPAQIEGMLNSLVYNLFARSGQDDGRATGAKEIGNLIVFDHPESVDEIVKSPALFRKNFSLISALGFSRFNTNDEEWATRRAITQDRYLAAAKPAHGQSVSDIFSGDLADCETSLAGIHQALFTGAMTIFYQAFGLVAEARPTAVLFDRVRETLRRLQYYSWVTPTNAERDSAIQDARAVIADFGSQLMADPRAAAEMDRFSERAAGIDGFSPIEEFVMNLFAGVETTVTTVQWVIDRLGANQQVQERIYSEIAGGKAQTPFTDCFINETMRYFPPIPFLTREVSTDAVLDGTSLRAGQLIMLSVVGVHQHPEFWENPRTFDASRKEFINNSFDRRAFIPFLTGPRMCGGARLGRLEVEQAVRAVVRQFAFTRADDVIRFDYALALRPASGMSVQVSRR; encoded by the coding sequence GTGAGCGATCCAGCACAAATTGAAGGCATGCTCAACAGTCTCGTCTACAACCTATTCGCGCGGAGCGGCCAGGATGATGGACGAGCAACCGGCGCTAAGGAAATCGGCAACCTCATCGTATTCGACCATCCGGAGAGCGTCGACGAGATCGTCAAGTCGCCTGCCCTGTTCCGGAAGAACTTCTCGCTGATCTCGGCCCTCGGCTTCAGCCGCTTCAACACCAATGACGAGGAATGGGCGACAAGACGCGCCATCACCCAGGATCGCTATCTCGCGGCGGCCAAACCCGCCCATGGGCAAAGCGTGTCGGATATATTCAGTGGCGACCTTGCCGATTGCGAGACCTCCCTCGCAGGAATCCACCAGGCGCTTTTCACCGGCGCCATGACCATTTTCTATCAGGCCTTCGGACTTGTCGCGGAAGCGCGACCAACCGCTGTGCTTTTCGACCGAGTCCGTGAGACATTGCGCCGCCTGCAGTATTATTCCTGGGTCACGCCAACCAATGCCGAAAGAGACAGCGCCATCCAAGATGCCCGCGCGGTCATCGCGGATTTCGGTTCGCAACTGATGGCGGATCCGCGGGCGGCCGCGGAAATGGACCGTTTCTCGGAAAGAGCAGCCGGGATCGACGGCTTTTCCCCGATCGAAGAATTCGTGATGAATCTGTTCGCTGGCGTCGAAACCACCGTCACGACAGTGCAGTGGGTGATCGATAGGCTCGGCGCCAACCAGCAGGTGCAGGAGCGTATCTATAGTGAGATTGCTGGCGGCAAGGCACAGACACCGTTTACTGACTGCTTCATCAACGAGACGATGCGCTATTTCCCACCTATACCGTTCCTGACCCGCGAGGTAAGCACCGATGCGGTTCTGGATGGCACGTCGCTACGGGCCGGGCAACTTATCATGCTGTCCGTCGTCGGTGTGCACCAGCATCCTGAATTCTGGGAAAATCCGAGGACTTTCGATGCCAGCCGCAAGGAGTTCATCAACAACAGTTTCGACCGCCGCGCCTTCATTCCCTTCCTAACCGGACCACGTATGTGCGGGGGCGCACGCCTGGGCCGACTCGAGGTGGAGCAGGCGGTTCGCGCGGTCGTGCGCCAGTTCGCCTTTACTCGCGCCGACGACGTTATCCGCTTCGACTATGCGCTGGCGCTGCGCCCGGCGAGCGGCATGTCCGTCCAAGTGTCAAGGCGCTGA
- a CDS encoding Stf0 family sulfotransferase, which yields MAASHFDETYTRLLSADLDRDDAAENPYRILICTTPRTAGHTYCQVMRHFGLGLPTEYFQWQFAVPLMRRWTGDDTFDVPALDRGASSYGKHLLMRRSVEGVFAAKLFFGNLDFARLSIGEDDASSFYVFLSRRNKVDQTVSLLSMLHTGQPFDGGETLPGVPMLRTISQKAVIDTVRHIADSEAKWRSYLSTIDVTRVAHVAYEDFVVNPHDNVKATMRNWFPARNLRNDALAANGRYSNDASVKSIIARQFGGLIRQLWRDMPVEAEQSRSAP from the coding sequence ATGGCGGCATCGCACTTCGATGAAACATATACCCGATTGCTCTCAGCTGATCTCGATCGCGACGACGCGGCCGAAAATCCGTATAGAATCCTGATTTGCACCACGCCGAGAACCGCCGGCCATACCTATTGCCAGGTCATGCGGCATTTTGGACTTGGCCTGCCCACTGAATACTTCCAGTGGCAATTCGCGGTACCGCTCATGCGGCGCTGGACGGGAGACGACACATTCGACGTCCCGGCGCTCGATCGCGGTGCGTCGTCATATGGAAAGCATCTTCTGATGCGGCGCTCAGTCGAAGGCGTATTCGCGGCCAAGCTGTTTTTCGGCAATCTGGACTTCGCCCGCCTCTCGATCGGCGAGGATGATGCAAGCTCGTTCTATGTATTCCTGTCCCGCCGGAACAAAGTCGATCAGACGGTCAGCCTGCTTTCGATGCTGCATACTGGTCAGCCATTCGATGGCGGGGAAACGCTGCCCGGTGTCCCTATGTTGAGAACGATAAGTCAGAAGGCGGTTATTGACACCGTGCGACACATCGCGGACTCCGAGGCAAAGTGGCGGAGCTACCTTTCGACCATTGACGTGACGAGGGTTGCTCATGTGGCCTATGAGGATTTCGTCGTCAATCCCCACGACAATGTGAAGGCGACGATGCGGAACTGGTTTCCAGCCCGCAATCTGCGCAATGATGCCCTCGCTGCAAATGGTCGCTACAGCAACGACGCCTCCGTAAAGTCGATTATCGCAAGACAGTTCGGAGGCTTGATCCGTCAACTTTGGCGCGACATGCCTGTCGAGGCGGAGCAGAGCCGATCAGCGCCTTGA
- a CDS encoding alpha/beta hydrolase yields the protein MEQATPGEALTQEILIRLGDRYASMFVRIWQPAGQSRGTVFCLHGFAGNGSDFDYLAAFLCRNGYLVICPDLLGRGRSAYLGSGYDMDLYSRCLRALSQFAGKENHFVGTSWGGLILLLFLYANRGRVDRIILNDVPLIGGPKVDALRNEAIREAALVFQTRAQAGEYLRASNPGMGRVERPVLDRFIDNRIAARAGEFRLAYDPATTGNFEAMTGREYDLFPMVAKLDAQVMLMYGRESGFIDRQAFERSRCARPDLCIVDNIDVGHPPSLMTPDQALLIFGFLSAM from the coding sequence ATGGAACAGGCTACCCCAGGCGAGGCGCTGACCCAGGAAATCCTGATCCGCCTCGGCGACCGTTACGCCTCGATGTTCGTGCGCATCTGGCAACCGGCCGGCCAATCGCGCGGCACCGTGTTCTGCCTGCACGGCTTTGCCGGCAATGGCTCCGATTTCGATTACCTAGCGGCGTTCCTCTGCCGCAACGGCTATCTGGTGATCTGCCCCGACCTGCTCGGACGAGGGCGCAGCGCCTATCTCGGCTCGGGCTACGATATGGATCTCTATTCCAGGTGCCTACGCGCGCTCAGCCAGTTTGCCGGTAAGGAGAACCATTTCGTCGGCACGTCATGGGGCGGGCTGATCCTGCTTCTATTTCTCTACGCGAACCGCGGTCGCGTCGACAGGATCATCCTCAACGATGTCCCCCTGATTGGCGGGCCGAAGGTCGACGCCTTACGAAACGAAGCCATCCGCGAAGCCGCGCTTGTATTCCAGACGCGCGCCCAGGCAGGGGAATATCTGCGTGCCTCAAATCCAGGCATGGGGCGGGTGGAGAGGCCGGTCCTCGACCGCTTCATCGATAACAGAATTGCCGCGAGGGCTGGCGAGTTTCGTTTGGCCTACGATCCGGCCACGACCGGGAATTTCGAGGCCATGACCGGCCGCGAATACGACCTGTTTCCCATGGTCGCTAAGCTCGACGCCCAGGTCATGCTCATGTACGGCCGCGAGAGCGGGTTCATCGACAGGCAGGCCTTTGAACGATCCCGCTGCGCCCGACCCGATCTTTGCATCGTCGACAATATCGATGTCGGCCATCCGCCGTCGCTGATGACGCCCGATCAGGCTCTCCTGATCTTCGGGTTTCTGTCCGCCATGTGA
- a CDS encoding patatin-like phospholipase family protein yields MSPTFGVAFGGGGARGLAHIHIIEALDDLGIKPVAIAGSSIGAIMGAGMASGMKGAEIHDYARSILGSRAEVAARMWRSRPGTIAEAMQGGIRVSQFNIERILKAFLPEAIPQTFEALKVPLKVTATDYFGHSLAVFAEGDLHSALAASAAIPAVFRPVTREGRVLIDGGIYNPVPFDLIEKDADIIIAVDVVGAPSEAERRHPTTVDLMYGATQLMMQSIIANKLRQHPPDILIRPNVSKYRVLEFLKIETLMAETVEIKDELKRAVEKAVEAHGGRQGEGRFR; encoded by the coding sequence ATGAGCCCGACCTTCGGGGTGGCCTTTGGCGGCGGCGGCGCGCGCGGTCTCGCGCATATCCACATCATCGAGGCTCTCGACGATCTCGGCATCAAGCCGGTGGCGATTGCCGGCTCGTCGATCGGCGCCATCATGGGCGCCGGCATGGCGTCGGGCATGAAGGGTGCCGAGATTCACGATTATGCCCGGTCGATCCTCGGCAGCCGGGCTGAAGTGGCCGCGCGCATGTGGCGCTCGCGGCCGGGCACGATCGCTGAGGCCATGCAGGGCGGCATTCGCGTCAGCCAGTTCAACATCGAGCGCATTCTGAAGGCTTTCCTGCCCGAGGCGATCCCGCAGACGTTCGAGGCGCTGAAGGTTCCGCTCAAGGTGACGGCGACCGACTATTTCGGCCACAGCCTTGCGGTGTTCGCCGAAGGCGACCTGCATTCGGCGCTTGCCGCTTCGGCGGCCATCCCGGCGGTCTTCCGCCCGGTGACGCGCGAGGGCCGCGTGCTGATCGATGGCGGTATCTACAACCCCGTGCCTTTCGACCTCATCGAGAAGGACGCCGACATCATCATCGCCGTCGATGTCGTCGGCGCGCCGAGCGAGGCCGAGCGCAGGCATCCGACCACAGTCGACCTGATGTATGGCGCCACCCAGCTGATGATGCAGTCGATCATCGCCAACAAGCTCAGGCAGCACCCGCCGGACATTCTGATCCGGCCGAATGTCTCGAAATACCGCGTGCTCGAATTCCTCAAGATCGAGACGCTGATGGCCGAGACGGTCGAGATCAAGGACGAATTGAAGCGCGCCGTCGAGAAGGCCGTGGAAGCGCATGGCGGCAGGCAGGGAGAAGGGCGGTTTAGGTAG
- a CDS encoding M16 family metallopeptidase: protein MSMVLGHTIASPSPASEEGKLYRAVATLCFALFFLLLPVLAARAEMNIQEVKSKKGVTAWLVEDHSIPLVAIRFVFDGGTAQDPAGKEGLVNLMTGLFDEGAGDLDSEAFQLKLDDAGAEMSFQAARDGTYGSMRMLSDQKDEAFGLLKLAVNSPRFDQAPIDRIRAQTLSGILANERDPNTIAQQRWLRAIYGQHPYARPDEGNKDSLETITADDLKAFHKANFARGGLHVAVVGDIDAATLSDRLDEVFGDLPAKQTLAPVADITPKLGQQLEVNYDLPQTSLQLAWPGVKRSDPDFYAAVLMNEILGGSTFTSRLYEQVREKRGLAYSVSSDLVDHEHSNALLVTTATRSDRAAETLSIVRQVVKDMAENGPTEEELAAIKKYMVGAYAISNLDSSSSIAATLVELQIDDLGIDYIKRRAALINAVTLADVKAAAKKLLSSDPAVMVIGPPLVQVAGGGKG from the coding sequence ATGAGCATGGTTCTTGGCCATACGATCGCTTCTCCTTCTCCGGCGAGCGAGGAAGGCAAGCTCTATCGCGCCGTCGCCACCCTTTGCTTCGCCCTGTTCTTCCTGCTTTTGCCGGTGCTTGCCGCGCGCGCCGAAATGAACATCCAGGAGGTGAAGTCGAAGAAGGGCGTCACCGCTTGGCTGGTGGAAGACCATTCGATTCCGCTGGTTGCGATCCGTTTCGTTTTCGACGGCGGCACGGCGCAGGACCCCGCCGGCAAGGAAGGCCTGGTCAACCTGATGACCGGCCTGTTCGACGAGGGCGCCGGCGACCTGGACAGCGAGGCCTTCCAGTTGAAGCTCGACGATGCCGGCGCGGAGATGAGTTTTCAGGCGGCGCGCGATGGCACCTATGGCTCGATGCGCATGCTGTCCGACCAGAAGGACGAGGCTTTTGGCCTGCTGAAGCTGGCGGTGAACAGCCCGCGCTTCGATCAGGCGCCGATCGACCGCATCCGCGCCCAGACACTCTCCGGCATCCTCGCCAATGAGCGGGACCCCAATACGATCGCCCAGCAGCGCTGGCTGCGCGCGATCTATGGCCAGCATCCCTACGCGCGGCCGGACGAGGGCAACAAAGACAGCCTCGAAACCATCACTGCCGACGACCTCAAGGCCTTCCACAAGGCGAACTTCGCCCGCGGCGGCCTGCATGTGGCGGTCGTGGGCGACATCGACGCCGCCACGTTGAGCGACAGGCTTGACGAGGTGTTCGGCGACCTGCCGGCCAAGCAGACGCTGGCGCCGGTTGCCGACATCACGCCCAAGCTCGGCCAGCAGCTCGAAGTGAATTACGATCTGCCGCAGACCTCCCTGCAGCTTGCCTGGCCGGGCGTGAAGCGGAGCGATCCCGATTTCTACGCCGCCGTGCTGATGAACGAGATTCTCGGCGGCTCGACTTTCACGTCGCGCTTGTATGAGCAGGTGCGCGAGAAACGCGGCCTTGCCTATAGCGTCAGCTCCGATCTCGTCGATCACGAGCATTCCAACGCCCTGCTGGTGACGACGGCGACGCGTTCCGACCGCGCCGCCGAAACGCTTTCGATCGTGCGCCAGGTGGTGAAGGATATGGCCGAGAACGGCCCCACCGAGGAGGAGCTCGCGGCCATCAAGAAATACATGGTCGGCGCTTACGCCATCAGCAATCTGGATTCGTCCAGCTCCATCGCAGCGACGCTGGTGGAGCTGCAGATCGATGATCTCGGCATCGATTATATCAAGCGGCGCGCGGCTCTCATCAACGCGGTGACGCTGGCCGACGTGAAGGCGGCGGCTAAGAAGCTCCTGTCGTCCGACCCCGCGGTGATGGTCATCGGGCCGCCGCTGGTGCAGGTGGCGGGAGGCGGCAAGGGATGA
- a CDS encoding M16 family metallopeptidase, with the protein MRRTGIGLRAALLASALALAAAAPARAADDGEVKDFLLDNGMEVVVIPDHRAPIVTHMVWYKIGSADEPLGKSGIAHFFEHLMFKATTNHAAGEFDRAVSEIGGSNNAFTSYDYTAFHETVPPSALEQMMGFEADRMRNLILTDDVIKTERDVILEERRSRIDSNPQAVLDEEVDATLWQNQRYRIPVIGWMQEMEQLNRPDAKAFYDAYYRPNNAVLVVAGDVDPDAVKAMAGRTYGKVARGPDLRPRIRPVEPEQNTKRTVTLTDARVSVPSFSTQWVVPSYHTAKPGEAEALDLLAEILGGDNRSRLYQQLVVKQGIASEAGAYFQGTMLDATNFTVYGAPRGDARLADVEAAVDAEIARIVKDGVSDDELERAKTRYVRSMIFARDKQDDMANMYGSTLATGGNVKDVQEWPDRIRNVTADEVKAAAARYLVLDRSTTGYLLPQQQAGN; encoded by the coding sequence ATGAGACGAACAGGAATTGGGCTGCGCGCAGCGCTTCTGGCCAGCGCGCTGGCGCTTGCGGCGGCCGCTCCGGCCCGCGCAGCCGATGACGGCGAGGTCAAGGATTTCCTGCTCGACAACGGCATGGAAGTGGTGGTCATCCCGGACCACCGCGCCCCGATCGTCACTCACATGGTCTGGTACAAGATCGGCAGCGCCGACGAGCCTCTCGGCAAATCCGGCATCGCGCATTTCTTCGAGCACCTGATGTTCAAGGCCACGACCAACCACGCCGCCGGCGAGTTCGACCGCGCCGTGTCCGAGATCGGCGGCTCCAACAATGCCTTCACCTCCTACGACTACACCGCCTTCCACGAGACGGTGCCGCCTTCCGCCCTCGAACAGATGATGGGCTTCGAGGCCGATCGCATGCGCAACCTCATCCTGACAGACGATGTCATCAAGACCGAGCGCGACGTGATCCTGGAGGAGCGCCGTTCGCGCATCGACAGCAATCCGCAGGCGGTGCTCGACGAGGAGGTCGACGCGACGCTCTGGCAGAACCAGCGATACCGCATTCCGGTGATCGGCTGGATGCAGGAAATGGAGCAGTTGAACCGTCCGGACGCGAAAGCCTTCTACGACGCCTACTACCGGCCGAACAACGCGGTGCTGGTGGTGGCCGGCGACGTCGATCCCGACGCGGTGAAGGCGATGGCCGGGCGCACCTACGGCAAGGTCGCCCGCGGCCCGGACCTGCGGCCGCGCATCCGCCCCGTGGAGCCGGAGCAGAACACGAAGCGCACGGTGACGCTCACCGACGCGCGCGTCTCGGTGCCGAGCTTTTCGACGCAATGGGTCGTGCCGTCCTATCACACGGCCAAGCCCGGCGAAGCCGAGGCGCTCGACCTGCTTGCCGAGATCCTCGGCGGCGACAACCGCAGCAGGTTGTACCAGCAGCTCGTCGTCAAGCAGGGTATCGCCTCAGAGGCCGGCGCCTACTTCCAGGGCACCATGCTCGACGCCACCAACTTCACCGTCTATGGCGCCCCGCGCGGCGACGCCAGGCTTGCCGATGTCGAGGCGGCTGTCGATGCCGAGATCGCCCGCATCGTCAAGGACGGCGTGAGCGACGATGAGCTGGAGCGGGCCAAGACCCGCTATGTGCGCTCCATGATCTTTGCGCGCGACAAGCAGGACGACATGGCCAACATGTATGGCTCGACGCTTGCCACGGGCGGCAATGTCAAGGACGTCCAGGAATGGCCGGACCGCATCCGCAACGTGACCGCCGATGAAGTCAAGGCGGCTGCCGCCCGCTACCTCGTGCTCGATCGTTCCACAACCGGCTATCTCTTGCCGCAGCAGCAGGCGGGGAATTGA